The Oncorhynchus masou masou isolate Uvic2021 chromosome 31, UVic_Omas_1.1, whole genome shotgun sequence genome includes a region encoding these proteins:
- the LOC135524656 gene encoding transcription factor JunD-like, which yields MMKKDMILNLANSTNLKPNLRDTESILISPDLGLLKLASPELERLIIQSNGMVTTTPTSQFLYPKSVTDEQEFAEGFVKALEDLHKQNQLNGGTCAQTNSMDLSTNVAPVTIHLDLPVYTNLNSYGNGPLGTTVNYSTDTVPFPPPPSHHLGSTQQQAHSRLQSLKDEPQTVPDVHSFGDSPPLSPINMDTQERIKAERKKLRNRIAASKCRKRKLERISRLEDKVKNLKTQNTDLASTANVLREQVAQLKQKVLNHVNSGCQLSPHQVQVY from the coding sequence ATGATGAAGAAGGACATGATTTTAAACCTGGCAAATTCCACAAATTTAAAGCCCAATCTCCGCGACACCGAGAGCATCCTCATCTCCCCGGACCTTGGCCTGCTGAAACTGGCCTCCCCGGAGCTAGAGAGACTCATCATTCAGTCCAACGGAATGGTCACAACAACACCGACCTCTCAGTTCCTCTACCCAAAGTCGGTAACCGACGAACAGGAGTTTGCAGAGGGATTCGTCAAGGCTCTCGAGGACTTACACAAACAGAACCAGCTGAACGGCGGAACGTGCGCTCAAACGAACAGTATGGACTTAAGTACCAACGTTGCTCCTGTCACCATACACCTGGACCTACCCGTCTATACGAACTTGAACAGTTACGGCAATGGGCCTTTGGGCACCACTGTCAATTACTCCACAGACACTGTCCCCttcccaccacctccctctcATCATTTAGGCTCCACACAACAGCAAGCGCATTCCCGGCTGCAATCCTTGAAGGATGAGCCGCAGACAGTCCCTGACGTGCACAGCTTCGGCGACAGTCCGCCACTGTCACCTATCAACATGGACACGCAGGAGCGCATTAAAGCCGAGAGGAAAAAGCTGCGGAATAGAATTGCTGCGTCCAAGTGTAGAAAGAGGAAACTGGAGAGGATATCCAGACTCGAGGACAAAGTTAAGAACCTAAAAACTCAAAACACTGACCTAGCCTCAACGGCAAATGTACTCCGGGAACAAGTGGCTCAGCTAAAACAAAAGGTTTTGAATCATGTGAACAGCGGGTGCCAGTTATCACCACATCAAGTTCAAGTGTACTAG